Proteins encoded in a region of the Pseudothermotoga elfii DSM 9442 = NBRC 107921 genome:
- a CDS encoding molybdopterin biosynthesis protein, with translation MQRKIYLKKLDVSDALEKYKAELQQRGFFFDESEIIQTRKSARRVLAEAVYAKRNVPAYNSAAMDGIAVRSVDTAGASKVRPKILQKNQFEFINTGNPMKIPFDSVIMIENVHVIDEDHVQIFESIPPFHNVRLIGEDVCEQDMIFTRYHRLRPYDVALLLAAGVFEVKVLKKMKAIVIPTGGEVVQPEDEIDVGAIPETNSVMIKAYLEELDVDVNVNDVVPDSLDLISETILKAVESYDLIFLNAGSSAGSFDYSYHALEQLGKVVVHGLNVRPGKPTILGIIRNKPVICLPGYPGSCYVILENIVKPLINEKYRIITEKNLFLEASSLRRVVSSISEDEFIRVSLAKIKDRYVFVPLKRGAASMDALSKMSGTVVVQKGVELLDEGDKVTVGLNRSLEEIDKNILFVGSHDPLISIIADLLKQKDFSLNMSIVNAGSMGAVAAVAKNCAHIGGIHLFDPVSGEYNVPYLKRYLPQYILMKFVKRNQGLIVQKGNPKKIENLFDLTRKDIRFVNRQRAAGTRILLDYHLSKLGIDPSQINGYEDEEFTHINLALKIKKGMADVGLGIAFAAKIMDLDFIPLIWEDYDLLVLEEFFNDDRFQIIMDLILSKNFCNSDLIYQGYDLSSVGKIIRGENCDQISGNNNQ, from the coding sequence TTGCAAAGAAAGATATATTTGAAAAAACTTGATGTGTCAGATGCGCTTGAAAAATACAAAGCAGAATTGCAGCAAAGAGGTTTTTTCTTTGATGAATCAGAGATAATTCAGACAAGGAAATCTGCCCGAAGGGTTCTTGCAGAAGCTGTGTATGCAAAGAGAAATGTACCAGCTTACAATAGTGCTGCTATGGATGGAATAGCCGTGAGAAGCGTTGATACTGCTGGTGCTTCGAAAGTAAGACCAAAAATCTTACAAAAAAATCAGTTTGAATTCATAAACACAGGTAATCCTATGAAAATACCTTTTGACAGTGTGATAATGATAGAAAATGTTCATGTAATCGATGAAGACCATGTTCAAATATTTGAATCAATTCCACCTTTTCATAATGTCCGATTAATAGGTGAGGATGTATGTGAACAGGACATGATTTTTACTCGATATCATAGACTCAGACCTTATGATGTAGCACTTCTTCTGGCAGCCGGGGTTTTTGAGGTGAAAGTGCTTAAAAAAATGAAAGCAATTGTCATACCAACAGGTGGGGAAGTCGTTCAGCCAGAAGATGAAATAGATGTTGGAGCGATCCCGGAAACAAATTCTGTTATGATAAAGGCTTATCTTGAGGAACTTGATGTGGATGTCAATGTAAATGATGTCGTTCCGGATTCGTTAGATCTCATATCTGAAACTATATTAAAAGCGGTAGAATCATACGACTTGATTTTTTTAAATGCTGGTTCTTCGGCCGGCTCTTTTGATTATTCTTACCATGCTTTAGAGCAGCTTGGAAAAGTTGTTGTGCACGGGTTAAATGTGAGACCTGGCAAGCCTACCATCCTTGGAATAATCAGAAACAAACCAGTCATATGTCTTCCTGGATATCCGGGCTCATGCTATGTGATCCTCGAGAATATTGTTAAGCCCCTGATAAATGAGAAATACAGAATTATAACGGAGAAAAACCTGTTTCTGGAGGCGTCTTCTCTCAGAAGAGTGGTTTCTTCTATATCAGAAGATGAATTTATAAGGGTAAGTCTGGCAAAAATCAAAGATCGATACGTTTTTGTTCCGTTGAAACGTGGAGCGGCAAGTATGGACGCTTTATCAAAGATGAGCGGCACTGTTGTGGTTCAAAAAGGAGTTGAGCTACTTGACGAGGGAGATAAGGTCACGGTTGGGTTGAACAGGTCGCTTGAAGAGATAGATAAAAATATACTGTTTGTTGGAAGCCATGATCCGCTTATTTCCATAATAGCGGATCTTTTGAAACAAAAAGATTTCTCATTGAATATGTCAATCGTGAATGCTGGAAGTATGGGAGCAGTTGCTGCTGTAGCAAAAAACTGTGCCCATATAGGAGGAATACATTTGTTTGACCCAGTTTCTGGCGAGTACAATGTACCATATTTAAAGAGATACCTTCCCCAATACATCCTGATGAAGTTTGTCAAGCGAAATCAGGGTTTGATAGTTCAGAAAGGTAATCCAAAGAAAATTGAAAATTTGTTTGATCTGACAAGAAAAGATATCAGGTTCGTCAACAGGCAGAGAGCTGCGGGAACGAGAATTCTTCTGGATTACCATCTCTCAAAGCTTGGAATTGATCCATCACAGATAAATGGCTATGAAGACGAAGAGTTTACGCACATAAATCTTGCTCTGAAGATTAAAAAAGGCATGGCTGATGTGGGACTTGGCATTGCTTTTGCCGCAAAAATAATGGATCTTGATTTTATCCCACTGATCTGGGAAGATTATGATTTGCTGGTTCTGGAAGAATTTTTCAATGATGATAGATTTCAAATAATAATGGATTTGATACTTTCAAAAAATTTTTGCAACAGTGATTTGATCTATCAGGGGTATGATCTTTCAAGTGTGGGGAAAATAATCAGAGGTGAAAATTGTGATCAAATCAGCGGTAATAACAATCAGTGA
- a CDS encoding FprA family A-type flavoprotein: MRAVEIKPDVYWVGVNDRFTHLFEGFWPIGEEGISYNAYLLKDEKNVLIDLAKSIKTDEFFEQIEEIIPVSKINYVVINHMEPDHTGILTVLKKIAPNVEILISEKGANLLKAFYHIDNKVRIVKDQQEINIGKKTLRFYYTPYVHWPETMMTYEINHKILFSCDGFGGYGVLRGTIFDDECSEKDFYLKEMLRYYTNIVATFSRPVLKAIEKLKSVPIEVIAPSHGLIWRKQPDLVVNLYKKWAEYASQPSEKGVTLLYGSMYGNTERFMSSVLKGLSQTGIPVEVFNVAETHVSYILASLWKYRGVIIGAPTYEGSLFPPMAETLEVSSIKHVQFKTAAIFGSYGWSGGASKRAKEIAEALKWQIVDVYDFNGGPTEEDLKRAEKLGFDFAQKILNQP, encoded by the coding sequence ATGAGAGCTGTTGAGATAAAACCCGATGTTTACTGGGTAGGCGTTAATGACAGATTCACACATCTTTTTGAAGGTTTCTGGCCTATAGGAGAAGAAGGTATATCTTACAACGCGTATCTGCTGAAAGATGAAAAGAATGTTTTGATAGATCTTGCAAAATCTATAAAAACTGATGAATTCTTTGAGCAAATCGAAGAAATAATTCCAGTATCAAAAATAAATTATGTGGTCATAAATCATATGGAACCAGACCATACAGGTATCTTAACAGTTTTAAAAAAAATAGCGCCAAACGTGGAGATTCTTATAAGCGAAAAAGGCGCAAATCTTTTGAAGGCTTTTTACCATATAGACAACAAGGTGAGGATTGTCAAAGATCAGCAGGAGATAAATATAGGGAAAAAAACTTTGAGATTCTATTACACACCTTATGTTCACTGGCCGGAAACAATGATGACTTATGAGATAAACCATAAAATCCTGTTTTCCTGCGATGGATTTGGAGGGTATGGAGTTCTGAGAGGAACCATATTCGATGATGAATGCAGTGAAAAAGATTTTTACCTTAAAGAGATGCTGAGATACTATACCAATATAGTTGCAACATTTTCTCGTCCTGTGCTTAAAGCCATAGAAAAACTAAAATCAGTTCCCATAGAGGTCATCGCACCTTCTCATGGTTTGATCTGGCGCAAGCAACCAGATCTGGTCGTAAATTTGTACAAAAAGTGGGCCGAATACGCCTCTCAGCCATCTGAAAAGGGCGTAACATTGCTTTATGGATCTATGTATGGAAATACAGAAAGATTCATGAGCAGTGTTCTAAAAGGACTTTCGCAAACAGGAATACCTGTTGAAGTTTTCAATGTTGCTGAAACACATGTGAGTTATATACTGGCCTCTTTGTGGAAATATAGAGGTGTGATTATTGGAGCTCCGACATACGAAGGATCTCTCTTTCCACCAATGGCAGAGACACTTGAAGTGTCATCTATCAAGCATGTTCAATTCAAGACAGCCGCGATATTTGGTAGTTATGGCTGGAGTGGAGGTGCCTCAAAGCGCGCTAAGGAAATAGCAGAAGCTTTGAAATGGCAGATAGTTGATGTTTATGATTTTAATGGTGGACCAACCGAGGAAGATTTAAAGAGGGCAGAAAAACTCGGCTTTGATTTTGCACAGAAGATTTTAAACCAGCCATGA
- a CDS encoding ArsB/NhaD family transporter, with translation MVFSQALMLAIFCVSYYFILSGRFKSSVMVFLMGLIVAFMKIVEDMSLENLSQFIDFNTIGLLAGMMIIVGLLKSTGFFQFVAVYAVKMGRGDIRKTLSLIVISIALLSAFLDNVTTILIFAPILLFISDTVGIDAKYLMVTGIIASNLGGASTMIGDPPNIIIGSASKLSFNSFIIHLAPVCILILMLMLFIWFRKMNSDESMREKIKKLATTDPKSAIIDKKKMIALLFVFLGVIFGFALHEVLDYEMALISMAGATIALVIYGKSFEEAAKEVEWDTLFFLIGLFMITYAMRKVGLIDYLTNVISKVHSPIILMTTLIWLSGILAMFLSAVPTVIIMIPVVQTLLLMGFTPVIWWALSLGASLGANGTTIGAAVNIVGVSLLGKYGGGTVRFVSYMKRAAPITLLMLLIANIYVIFIYLTGW, from the coding sequence GTGGTGTTTTCGCAGGCGTTGATGCTCGCTATTTTCTGTGTGTCATATTACTTCATATTGAGTGGCAGGTTTAAATCTTCTGTGATGGTCTTTTTAATGGGGCTCATAGTTGCATTCATGAAAATTGTTGAAGACATGAGTCTCGAAAATTTATCCCAATTCATAGATTTCAACACTATCGGTTTGCTTGCAGGTATGATGATCATAGTGGGATTGCTCAAATCAACAGGCTTCTTTCAATTTGTGGCTGTTTATGCTGTTAAGATGGGGAGAGGGGATATAAGAAAGACTCTCTCTCTCATTGTTATATCAATAGCTTTGCTTTCAGCTTTTCTGGATAACGTCACGACAATATTGATCTTTGCACCTATATTGCTTTTTATATCTGATACTGTTGGAATAGATGCAAAATATTTGATGGTTACAGGAATAATAGCCTCTAACCTGGGGGGTGCGTCGACTATGATAGGCGACCCACCAAACATAATTATTGGTTCTGCAAGTAAGTTAAGTTTCAACAGTTTTATAATACACCTTGCTCCTGTGTGTATTTTGATACTTATGCTGATGTTGTTTATCTGGTTCAGGAAAATGAACTCGGATGAATCAATGAGGGAAAAAATAAAAAAACTGGCAACGACAGATCCGAAGTCAGCAATAATAGATAAAAAGAAAATGATAGCTCTGCTGTTTGTGTTTCTGGGAGTGATATTCGGTTTTGCTTTGCACGAAGTACTTGATTATGAAATGGCGTTGATATCTATGGCTGGAGCAACAATTGCCCTTGTTATATATGGAAAATCTTTTGAGGAGGCTGCAAAAGAGGTTGAATGGGACACGTTGTTCTTTTTGATAGGACTTTTTATGATAACCTATGCGATGAGAAAAGTCGGACTGATAGATTATTTAACAAATGTTATTTCGAAAGTACATTCGCCGATCATTCTAATGACAACGCTAATATGGCTTTCCGGCATACTTGCAATGTTTTTGAGCGCTGTTCCTACAGTTATTATTATGATACCAGTCGTTCAAACACTCTTATTGATGGGTTTTACCCCCGTAATCTGGTGGGCACTTTCTTTGGGAGCGTCGCTTGGTGCAAATGGTACAACAATTGGTGCTGCAGTGAATATCGTTGGTGTCTCACTGCTTGGTAAGTATGGTGGGGGGACTGTTAGATTTGTCAGCTATATGAAAAGAGCTGCACCTATAACTTTATTAATGCTGCTCATTGCGAACATTTACGTAATTTTCATCTATCTAACTGGATGGTGA
- a CDS encoding ribonuclease HIII, which produces MIDDLKNKLLKANLRIVSQKEIQYGIQFLIENCGYLRIYFRKNKSTTVDLSQIKPSCLEKIKHALGEEKPTFETLFCKDSDLSIQKRILENLPADPKNILPAIGSDEVGKGDVFGPVVVTAVYIGCKEYVALKDVDIKDSKSINDRKILEISKKIKNICPHAIVVFEPERLNEKKINMNRLLEQMHIDAISRVLEKRSSLIAVYDDFGAKKDRMRSVEQLTLIGFKNGERNLAVAAASIVSRAEFLNWIETRSKFYEMEIPLGASNKTIEFIRQFIKKYGLEELKKIAKLCFSNVRKFLTLEQNS; this is translated from the coding sequence ATGATAGATGACCTAAAAAACAAATTGTTAAAAGCAAATCTGAGAATTGTATCCCAAAAAGAGATTCAGTATGGTATCCAGTTTTTGATAGAAAATTGCGGATACCTGAGAATATATTTCAGAAAAAACAAAAGTACAACTGTCGATCTATCTCAAATAAAACCATCGTGTCTTGAGAAAATTAAACATGCATTGGGGGAAGAAAAACCGACATTCGAAACTCTTTTTTGCAAAGACTCAGATCTTTCTATACAGAAGCGCATTCTGGAAAACCTTCCCGCCGATCCCAAAAATATTTTACCGGCAATAGGATCTGATGAAGTGGGGAAGGGCGATGTTTTTGGTCCTGTTGTGGTTACAGCTGTGTACATTGGTTGCAAAGAGTATGTAGCTTTGAAAGATGTGGATATAAAAGATAGTAAATCTATTAACGATCGCAAAATTTTAGAGATTTCGAAAAAAATAAAAAATATCTGCCCTCATGCGATTGTTGTCTTTGAGCCTGAAAGATTGAATGAAAAAAAGATAAATATGAACAGATTACTGGAACAAATGCACATAGATGCAATTTCACGAGTTTTAGAAAAAAGATCATCACTTATAGCTGTATACGACGATTTCGGAGCAAAAAAAGACAGAATGAGGTCAGTTGAACAATTAACCCTGATAGGATTCAAAAATGGTGAAAGAAACCTTGCTGTAGCTGCAGCATCAATTGTATCGAGGGCAGAATTTTTAAATTGGATAGAAACTCGTTCCAAGTTTTATGAAATGGAGATACCACTTGGAGCAAGTAATAAAACTATAGAGTTCATCCGCCAGTTTATCAAAAAATATGGCCTGGAAGAACTGAAAAAAATTGCAAAATTGTGTTTTTCAAATGTTAGAAAGTTTCTTACTTTGGAACAAAATTCATGA
- the xerA gene encoding site-specific tyrosine recombinase/integron integrase: protein MERILQNFSDYLMHVRRLSDHTVVAYVGDVKQFLCFLIENDIELKDVSRLHIEEYIKKLSKQKTKLNSTSLARKISSLRSFFNYLQLTSIKDENPVEGIRNPKIRRRIPDFLLPSEIQKLLEFSMKNQRDYLMLSLLYFCGLRVSELCNLRVEDLSFSPAFVKITMGKGKKDRIVPLTSKLAEKLENYITSCGKSPEDYLFGSQIKIHPSTVFRIVRKYTMMCGIKKRIHPHTLRHTFATHLLQKGVNIRVVQDLLGHSNLSTTSVYLHVVDQEKFDAINKLLQEG from the coding sequence TTGGAAAGAATCCTTCAGAATTTTTCAGATTACCTGATGCATGTGAGAAGACTCTCTGATCACACAGTTGTTGCTTATGTGGGAGATGTAAAACAATTTTTGTGCTTTTTAATTGAAAATGATATCGAATTGAAAGATGTTTCACGGCTCCATATAGAAGAATACATAAAAAAACTTTCTAAACAGAAGACAAAGTTGAATTCAACTTCTCTGGCCAGAAAGATATCATCGTTGAGAAGCTTCTTCAATTATCTTCAGTTAACATCTATTAAAGATGAAAATCCTGTTGAAGGCATTAGAAACCCCAAAATTCGCAGAAGGATACCGGATTTTCTGTTGCCTTCTGAAATTCAAAAATTGCTTGAGTTTTCAATGAAAAATCAGCGCGATTATCTCATGCTATCCCTTCTATATTTTTGCGGCTTGAGAGTGAGTGAGTTATGTAATCTCAGAGTAGAAGATCTATCATTTTCCCCTGCTTTTGTCAAAATAACAATGGGAAAGGGGAAAAAAGATAGAATAGTGCCTTTAACCAGTAAACTTGCTGAAAAGCTTGAAAACTACATTACCAGTTGCGGAAAGTCTCCAGAAGATTACCTTTTTGGCTCACAGATTAAAATACATCCAAGTACAGTTTTCAGGATAGTGCGTAAATACACAATGATGTGTGGCATCAAAAAAAGAATTCACCCCCACACGCTCAGGCACACATTTGCTACCCATCTTCTACAAAAAGGAGTTAATATAAGAGTTGTTCAGGACCTACTTGGGCATTCTAATTTATCAACAACAAGTGTGTATCTGCATGTTGTAGATCAGGAAAAATTCGATGCAATAAACAAATTGCTGCAGGAGGGTTGA
- a CDS encoding thymidine kinase — translation MAGKLTLIVGPMYSGKTTELLSYVEIYRLGRKKTIVFKPSLDNRYGVDCVKTHAGVEVEAIAVEKSADAMKYIKQPVDAVFVDEVQFFDKDLVKIVRQLLDQDVDIFCAGLDMTFKQNPFETTMLLMSLANEIIKKKAVCHICGEYNATLTYKFVQDDSEIDIGGKEKYIAVCRDCYNKVASKND, via the coding sequence GTGGCTGGAAAACTGACATTAATAGTGGGACCTATGTATTCTGGAAAAACTACCGAACTACTTTCTTATGTTGAAATCTACAGACTTGGAAGAAAAAAGACGATTGTTTTCAAGCCTTCGTTGGATAATCGCTATGGGGTTGATTGTGTGAAAACCCACGCTGGTGTTGAAGTAGAAGCGATTGCTGTTGAGAAATCTGCTGATGCAATGAAATACATCAAACAACCTGTAGATGCGGTTTTTGTTGATGAGGTCCAGTTTTTTGACAAGGACTTGGTTAAAATCGTCAGACAATTACTCGATCAGGATGTTGATATTTTCTGTGCCGGGCTTGATATGACTTTCAAGCAAAATCCATTCGAAACTACTATGCTTTTGATGTCGCTTGCAAATGAAATCATCAAAAAGAAAGCGGTGTGCCACATATGTGGTGAATACAACGCAACGCTTACCTACAAATTTGTTCAGGACGATTCCGAAATAGACATTGGAGGCAAAGAAAAATACATAGCTGTTTGCAGGGATTGTTATAACAAAGTTGCTTCAAAAAATGACTGA
- a CDS encoding molybdopterin molybdotransferase MoeA: MKVESLRFATLEDIYSSYVSKVGSVTEIETLDTLESLERVCAKDIFSLENLPGFDKSLVDGYALRALDTRGASSSMPALLKIAFEVHIGKKPDKKLIPGEAAWVPTGGAIPEGADAVVMVEHTQGFGEFVEIMKPVSAGENVMKFDEDIKRSDRILEKGTLLKSGHVQLLLQLGLMQIEVFRKVKVAIISTGDEIVEPWQKPDTAQVRDSNTYTLKAWIEKHGFVAERVSHVKDDEESLYESLKKFLNDYDLIVIAGGSSIGPRDYTARAIERLGKPGIIYHGALVQPGKPTIFAMIGEKPVLGLPGNPVSFFVSSRFFLLPVLRKLAGANDFTPAPSGFVILAKNVPSIQGREHFVRVKTVFKNGKIFAEPLFSESAHVSNIANADGVIRIPLGVEGINAGEFAEFYQF, from the coding sequence ATGAAGGTTGAATCTCTAAGATTTGCGACTCTGGAAGATATTTACAGTAGTTATGTTTCTAAAGTGGGATCAGTGACCGAAATAGAGACACTTGACACGCTCGAAAGTTTGGAGCGCGTCTGCGCGAAAGATATTTTCTCTTTAGAAAATCTACCTGGCTTCGACAAGTCTCTGGTAGATGGATATGCACTTAGGGCGCTTGATACGCGAGGTGCTTCCAGTAGTATGCCAGCGCTGCTAAAGATTGCTTTTGAAGTTCATATTGGAAAGAAACCAGATAAAAAACTGATACCAGGCGAGGCTGCCTGGGTTCCAACTGGTGGAGCGATACCTGAAGGGGCAGATGCAGTTGTAATGGTTGAGCATACTCAAGGATTCGGAGAATTTGTAGAGATCATGAAACCAGTTTCTGCTGGAGAAAATGTTATGAAATTTGACGAAGATATCAAGCGGAGCGATAGAATTTTGGAGAAAGGGACGCTTTTAAAATCTGGACATGTACAACTTTTGTTGCAACTCGGATTAATGCAGATTGAAGTTTTCAGGAAAGTAAAGGTAGCTATTATCTCAACGGGAGACGAAATAGTAGAACCATGGCAAAAGCCAGATACAGCTCAGGTGAGGGATAGTAACACCTATACTCTAAAAGCTTGGATCGAAAAACACGGTTTTGTTGCAGAGAGAGTTTCTCATGTGAAAGATGATGAGGAATCTTTGTATGAATCGCTGAAAAAGTTCCTGAATGATTACGATTTGATCGTAATAGCTGGTGGGAGTTCGATAGGCCCTCGAGATTACACTGCACGGGCAATTGAAAGGTTGGGCAAGCCGGGAATTATATACCATGGCGCACTTGTTCAACCAGGTAAGCCAACCATCTTCGCAATGATTGGTGAAAAGCCTGTGCTTGGATTACCAGGTAACCCTGTTTCATTTTTCGTAAGCTCACGATTTTTCTTGCTTCCTGTGTTGAGAAAATTGGCGGGGGCAAATGATTTTACTCCTGCACCTTCTGGGTTTGTTATATTGGCAAAAAATGTTCCTTCAATTCAAGGAAGAGAACATTTTGTCAGAGTAAAAACAGTTTTCAAAAATGGAAAAATTTTCGCCGAGCCACTTTTCAGTGAAAGTGCTCATGTTTCAAATATAGCAAATGCAGATGGAGTGATAAGGATTCCTCTTGGAGTTGAGGGAATAAATGCTGGAGAATTTGCTGAATTCTATCAGTTTTGA
- a CDS encoding class II SORL domain-containing protein encodes MSLSERIQSADWKAEKHVPVIDCPDSVKADELFEVKVSIGKEIAHPNTTEHHIKWIKVFFHPDGEKFTYDVATFEFNAHGEAVAGPNQGSVWTHHAGNFWMKIKKSGTMYALAYCNIHGLWESSKKITVA; translated from the coding sequence ATGAGTCTATCAGAACGAATACAGAGTGCTGACTGGAAGGCAGAAAAACATGTACCTGTAATCGATTGCCCAGACAGTGTTAAAGCAGATGAGCTTTTCGAAGTAAAAGTCTCAATTGGTAAAGAGATCGCTCATCCAAACACAACAGAACACCACATCAAATGGATCAAAGTTTTCTTTCATCCAGATGGTGAGAAATTCACTTATGATGTTGCTACATTTGAATTCAATGCTCACGGTGAAGCTGTAGCTGGTCCTAACCAGGGATCAGTGTGGACTCACCATGCGGGAAATTTCTGGATGAAAATCAAAAAGTCTGGAACAATGTATGCCCTTGCTTATTGCAACATTCACGGCCTTTGGGAAAGCAGTAAAAAGATAACTGTAGCATGA
- a CDS encoding radical SAM protein produces the protein MRPIYEKIKRRADILKRRMKKCNLCPRKCGVNRLNNEIGACKTGYGVFVSSYGPHFGEESFLVGNGGSGTIFFSGCNITCVYCQNWQISQSVKEKKISVEKLANIMIELQKMNCHNVNLVSPTHQIAFIVEAVSIAVEKGLKIPIVYNCSGYESLYTLELLEGLIDIYMPDFKYGEDSIALKYSGIKNYVAHTFSALKEMHRQVGALKIENNLAVRGVFVRHLVLPERLTALEKIFQLISSISRDIPVNIMSQYYPAYKAHHYPELSRKIHVEEYNEVFQMAKDFGLKIIA, from the coding sequence ATGAGACCTATTTATGAGAAAATCAAGCGAAGAGCTGACATTTTGAAAAGAAGAATGAAAAAATGCAATCTTTGTCCGAGAAAATGTGGTGTAAACAGATTAAACAACGAAATTGGCGCCTGTAAAACAGGTTATGGGGTTTTTGTTTCAAGCTATGGTCCACATTTTGGCGAAGAAAGTTTTTTGGTGGGTAACGGTGGCTCCGGAACGATCTTTTTCAGTGGTTGCAACATAACATGCGTTTATTGCCAGAATTGGCAAATAAGTCAGTCCGTCAAAGAAAAGAAAATTTCTGTAGAAAAACTGGCAAACATAATGATAGAACTCCAGAAAATGAATTGCCACAACGTGAACCTTGTTAGTCCAACCCACCAGATAGCCTTCATTGTTGAAGCCGTTTCAATTGCTGTCGAAAAAGGACTCAAAATTCCTATTGTCTATAACTGTAGTGGTTATGAATCTTTATACACACTTGAATTACTCGAAGGATTAATTGACATATACATGCCAGATTTCAAATACGGGGAAGATTCAATAGCTCTGAAATACTCCGGTATAAAAAATTATGTGGCTCACACCTTTTCTGCATTAAAAGAAATGCACAGGCAGGTAGGTGCTTTGAAAATAGAAAACAATTTAGCTGTGCGAGGCGTTTTTGTAAGGCATCTCGTTTTACCGGAAAGATTAACTGCCCTAGAAAAAATTTTTCAACTTATATCTTCAATTTCCAGAGATATACCCGTGAATATTATGAGCCAGTATTATCCAGCTTACAAAGCTCATCATTATCCAGAGCTTTCAAGAAAAATTCACGTTGAAGAATACAACGAAGTTTTTCAAATGGCTAAGGATTTTGGGTTAAAAATAATCGCTTAG
- a CDS encoding MogA/MoaB family molybdenum cofactor biosynthesis protein, with protein MIKSAVITISDKASKGERIDESGKIIQQMLKTIDANIMYYKIVPDELDDIKNELLNLCKSGFDLILTTGGTGLSPRDVTPEATISVVEKRIYGIEIAMISKSMVHTPFGMLSRAIAGIRGKTLIINLPGSPRAVEENLSIILPVIPHAIEKIKGSTADCAHEREKLVKKNEG; from the coding sequence GTGATCAAATCAGCGGTAATAACAATCAGTGATAAGGCTTCCAAGGGTGAGAGAATTGATGAAAGTGGAAAAATTATCCAGCAAATGCTGAAAACGATAGATGCAAACATCATGTATTACAAAATAGTACCTGATGAACTGGATGACATTAAAAATGAGCTGTTGAACCTTTGCAAATCTGGCTTTGACCTTATTCTAACAACTGGTGGGACAGGCCTCTCTCCAAGAGATGTAACACCAGAAGCAACAATTTCCGTTGTAGAAAAAAGGATTTATGGAATAGAAATAGCTATGATAAGTAAATCTATGGTACACACACCTTTTGGGATGCTTTCAAGAGCAATAGCTGGTATTCGTGGCAAAACATTGATAATAAATTTACCCGGTAGTCCCCGGGCAGTTGAAGAGAATCTATCGATAATTCTTCCTGTAATACCTCACGCGATTGAGAAAATAAAAGGTTCGACTGCTGATTGTGCTCATGAAAGGGAAAAACTGGTGAAAAAAAATGAAGGTTGA
- a CDS encoding NUDIX domain-containing protein, which yields MQEKILTVPATVVDQLTNMQEGLIYVELRDIETAVKKYGVFVDRDIAESDERFRQVIPYVVVMNDDKILLLRRTDKQGEKRLHNKFSVGVGGHIRREDGADPWCAFLNGMKREIDEEVKVDLLDLQYIGLINDLQSPVSRVHVGVAYIATATFHGLNEPDMFEYWWKALNEIRVDEKNLEGWSYLTILRLKELTQS from the coding sequence TTGCAGGAAAAAATTTTGACTGTGCCAGCGACTGTTGTTGATCAGCTTACAAATATGCAGGAAGGGCTGATCTATGTGGAACTGAGAGATATAGAGACAGCTGTCAAAAAATATGGTGTATTTGTTGATAGAGATATCGCTGAAAGCGATGAACGTTTCAGACAGGTAATTCCTTATGTCGTTGTAATGAATGATGACAAAATATTACTTTTAAGGAGAACTGACAAACAGGGTGAAAAAAGACTTCATAATAAATTTTCTGTGGGTGTTGGCGGACATATCAGACGGGAAGATGGTGCAGACCCATGGTGTGCATTTTTGAATGGAATGAAAAGAGAAATAGATGAAGAGGTGAAAGTAGATTTATTAGATTTACAGTACATAGGATTAATAAATGATCTTCAATCACCCGTCAGCAGGGTCCATGTTGGAGTTGCTTATATTGCAACAGCGACTTTTCATGGGTTGAACGAGCCAGATATGTTTGAATACTGGTGGAAAGCTTTGAATGAAATTCGCGTTGATGAGAAAAATCTGGA